One segment of Streptomyces sp. NBC_00576 DNA contains the following:
- a CDS encoding tRNA (adenine-N1)-methyltransferase encodes MSEPTGAARRRGPFKVGDQVQLTDPKGRHYTFTLEAGKNFHTHKGSFPHDELIGAPEGSVVRTTGNVAYLALRPLLPDYVLSMPRGAAVVYPKDAGQILAFADIFPGARVVEAGVGSGSLSSFLLRAIGDQGMLHSYERREDFAEIAQANVERYFGGPHPAWQLTVGDLQDNLSDTEVDRVVLDMLAPWECLEAVSKALVPGGIVCCYVATTTQLARTVESIREIGCFNEPSAWESMVRNWHIEGLAVRPDHRMIGHTGFLLTARRLADGVEPPMRRRRPSKGSYGEDYTGPNADGGNGR; translated from the coding sequence ATGTCCGAACCGACCGGTGCCGCCCGCAGGCGCGGGCCCTTCAAGGTCGGGGACCAGGTTCAGCTGACCGACCCCAAGGGCCGCCACTACACGTTCACGCTCGAAGCTGGAAAGAACTTTCACACCCACAAAGGTTCCTTCCCGCACGACGAGCTGATCGGCGCACCCGAGGGCAGCGTTGTCCGCACCACCGGAAACGTCGCCTACCTCGCGCTGCGCCCCCTGCTCCCCGACTACGTCCTGTCCATGCCCCGCGGCGCCGCCGTGGTCTACCCCAAGGACGCGGGGCAGATCCTCGCCTTCGCCGACATCTTCCCCGGCGCCCGCGTCGTGGAAGCCGGCGTGGGCTCCGGCTCGCTCAGCAGCTTCCTGCTGCGCGCCATCGGCGACCAGGGCATGCTGCACTCCTACGAGCGCCGCGAGGACTTCGCCGAGATCGCCCAGGCGAACGTGGAGCGCTACTTCGGCGGCCCCCACCCCGCCTGGCAGCTCACCGTCGGCGACCTCCAGGACAACCTGAGCGACACCGAGGTCGACCGCGTCGTCCTCGACATGCTCGCCCCCTGGGAATGCCTGGAAGCCGTCTCCAAGGCGCTCGTCCCCGGCGGCATCGTCTGCTGCTACGTCGCGACCACCACCCAGCTCGCCCGGACCGTCGAGTCCATCCGCGAGATCGGCTGCTTCAACGAGCCGTCCGCCTGGGAGTCGATGGTCCGCAACTGGCACATCGAGGGCCTCGCCGTCCGCCCCGACCACCGCATGATCGGCCACACCGGCTTCCTGCTCACCGCCCGCCGCCTCGCCGACGGCGTCGAGCCGCCCATGCGCCGCCGCCGCCCCTCCAAGGGCTCCTACGGCGAGGACTACACCGGCCCCAACGCCGACGGCGGCAACGGCCGCTGA
- the dop gene encoding depupylase/deamidase Dop gives MTVRRVMGIETEYGISVPGHPNANAMLTSSQIVNAYAAAMHRARRARWDFEEENPLRDARGFDLAREVADSSQLTDEDIGLANVILTNGARLYVDHAHPEYSAPEVTNPRDAVLWDKAGERIMAEAAERAAQLPGAQPIHLYKNNTDNKGASYGTHENYLMKRETPFSDIVRHLTPFFVSRQVVTGAGRVGIGQDGHEHGFQLSQRADYFEVEVGLETTLKRPIINTRDEPHADAEKYRRLHVIIGDANLSEISTYLKLGTTALVLSMIEDGFIAVDLAVDQPVRTLHQVSHDPTLKRLVTLRSGRTLTAVQLQMEYFELSRKYVEERYGADADDQTKDVLARWEDTLNRLENDPMSLAGELDWVAKRELMEGYRRRDDLDWDAARLHLVDLQYADVRAEKGLYNRLVARGRIKRLLDEGEVERARTKPPEDTRAYFRGRCLEQYADDVAAASWDSVIFDLPGRDSLQRVPTLEPLRGTRNHVKELLDRCRTAEDLVRVLSGH, from the coding sequence ATGACCGTACGGCGAGTAATGGGCATCGAGACGGAGTACGGGATCTCCGTCCCCGGCCACCCGAACGCCAATGCCATGCTCACCTCGTCCCAGATCGTCAACGCCTACGCGGCGGCGATGCACAGGGCCCGCAGGGCCCGCTGGGACTTCGAGGAGGAGAACCCGCTGCGCGACGCGCGAGGCTTCGACCTCGCCCGAGAAGTCGCCGACTCCAGCCAGCTCACCGACGAGGACATCGGCCTCGCCAACGTCATCCTCACCAACGGCGCGCGGCTGTACGTCGACCACGCACACCCCGAATACAGCGCCCCCGAGGTCACCAACCCCCGCGACGCCGTCCTCTGGGACAAGGCCGGCGAACGCATCATGGCCGAAGCCGCCGAACGCGCCGCCCAGCTCCCCGGCGCCCAGCCGATCCACCTCTACAAGAACAACACCGACAACAAGGGCGCCTCCTACGGCACGCACGAGAACTACCTGATGAAGCGGGAAACCCCCTTCTCGGACATCGTGCGCCACCTCACGCCCTTCTTCGTCTCCCGCCAGGTCGTCACCGGCGCCGGCCGCGTCGGCATCGGCCAGGACGGCCACGAACACGGCTTCCAGCTCAGCCAGCGCGCGGACTACTTCGAGGTCGAGGTGGGCCTGGAGACCACCCTCAAGCGCCCGATCATCAACACCCGGGACGAGCCCCACGCGGACGCGGAGAAGTACCGCCGCCTCCACGTGATCATCGGTGACGCGAATCTGTCGGAGATCTCGACCTACCTGAAGCTGGGAACGACGGCACTGGTCCTGTCGATGATCGAGGACGGCTTCATCGCGGTCGACCTGGCTGTCGACCAGCCCGTACGCACCCTCCACCAGGTCTCCCACGACCCGACGCTCAAGCGCCTGGTCACCCTACGCAGCGGACGCACACTGACCGCCGTACAACTTCAGATGGAGTACTTCGAACTCTCGCGCAAGTACGTGGAGGAGCGGTACGGGGCCGACGCCGACGACCAGACCAAGGACGTCCTGGCCCGCTGGGAAGACACCCTGAACCGCCTGGAGAACGACCCCATGAGCCTCGCCGGCGAGCTCGACTGGGTCGCCAAGCGAGAACTCATGGAGGGCTACCGGCGCCGCGACGACCTCGACTGGGACGCCGCGCGGCTGCACCTGGTCGACCTCCAGTACGCGGACGTAAGGGCCGAGAAGGGCCTCTACAACCGCCTCGTGGCCCGTGGCCGCATCAAGCGGCTGCTGGACGAGGGCGAGGTCGAGAGGGCCCGTACGAAGCCTCCGGAGGACACACGCGCCTATTTCCGCGGACGCTGCCTGGAGCAGTACGCGGACGACGTCGCCGCGGCCTCCTGGGACTCCGTGATCTTCGATCTGCCGGGCCGGGACTCGCTACAGCGCGTCCCAACCCTGGAGCCGCTTCGCGGAACGCGTAATCACGTGAAAGAGCTCCTGGACCGCTGCCGCACGGCAGAAGACCTGGTCAGGGTCCTGTCGGGCCACTGA
- a CDS encoding glycosyltransferase family 2 protein, with the protein MTTSADGVDVFPSRRTARMVKRQAVWKPGFLPFLVTAGLAYAFSSTLYSPRVTLMGWVVTVLWTLPVVSSLVGVTGAVLTRRRIVRQRGWIEAAPALHDRLVVLVPTIGRDDTYPALERSVLSYCAFLPRWFPALRIDVLTEEGCEAAGRIDALAARSPLIRVVAVPKAYRTPNGTRFKARANHYAHELRIAEGEALDDVWVLHMDDDTGVGPDTAEQVARFINAQRRAGPEGKHLAQGMLTYPRENAVNRLTWLADAIRPADDIARFAVLTGGGTPLAGLHGELLLLRASIEATIGWDFGPDSICEDAHLALVFASRYKGRSDWFSGRSYGASPATMRDFLKQRERWSWGLVGLAFNRSLPRRSRALLMYSVTTWVMGPFQHVGVVLAVGALLGDLNTSPVTPWILPLWAVTMGYAVWMYWEGLKINASVSANGRRLWWEPVAVVALMPFFALWEAVGSFRGLLRCLRGAENQFVVIAKPA; encoded by the coding sequence ATGACCACCTCCGCAGACGGCGTCGATGTCTTCCCGTCCCGTCGCACTGCGCGGATGGTGAAGCGTCAGGCGGTCTGGAAGCCGGGCTTCCTGCCGTTCCTGGTCACCGCGGGCCTCGCCTACGCCTTCTCCTCCACGCTGTACTCCCCCAGGGTGACGCTGATGGGTTGGGTGGTCACCGTCCTGTGGACGCTGCCCGTCGTCAGTTCGCTCGTCGGGGTCACCGGCGCTGTGCTGACGCGCCGTCGTATCGTGCGACAGCGGGGCTGGATCGAGGCCGCCCCGGCGCTGCACGACCGGCTCGTCGTGCTCGTTCCGACCATCGGCCGCGACGACACCTACCCGGCGTTGGAGCGGTCGGTGCTGTCGTACTGCGCGTTCCTGCCGCGCTGGTTCCCCGCCCTGCGTATCGACGTGTTGACGGAGGAGGGCTGCGAGGCCGCCGGCCGCATCGACGCGTTGGCTGCCCGCAGCCCTCTGATTCGTGTGGTCGCCGTGCCGAAGGCCTACCGCACTCCCAACGGCACCCGGTTCAAGGCCCGCGCCAACCATTACGCCCATGAGTTGCGCATCGCCGAGGGTGAGGCCCTTGACGACGTGTGGGTGTTGCACATGGACGACGACACCGGCGTCGGTCCCGACACGGCCGAACAGGTGGCGCGCTTCATCAACGCCCAGCGCCGGGCCGGTCCCGAGGGCAAGCACCTGGCGCAGGGCATGCTGACGTATCCGCGCGAGAACGCGGTCAATCGTCTGACCTGGCTGGCCGACGCGATCCGTCCTGCCGACGACATCGCCCGTTTCGCGGTTCTCACCGGTGGGGGTACTCCGCTGGCCGGACTGCATGGCGAGCTGCTGTTGCTGCGTGCGTCCATCGAGGCGACGATCGGCTGGGACTTCGGCCCGGACTCCATCTGTGAGGACGCTCATCTGGCTCTGGTCTTCGCGAGCCGCTACAAGGGCCGCAGCGACTGGTTCTCGGGCCGCAGTTACGGCGCGTCCCCGGCGACCATGCGGGACTTCCTCAAGCAGCGGGAGCGCTGGTCCTGGGGTCTGGTGGGGCTGGCCTTCAACCGCAGTCTGCCGCGGCGCTCCAGGGCGCTGCTCATGTACAGCGTGACGACCTGGGTCATGGGTCCCTTCCAGCACGTGGGCGTCGTCCTGGCGGTGGGCGCGCTGCTCGGCGACCTCAACACGTCGCCGGTCACGCCGTGGATCCTGCCCCTGTGGGCGGTGACCATGGGCTACGCGGTCTGGATGTACTGGGAGGGCCTCAAGATCAACGCTTCGGTGTCGGCCAACGGTCGTCGTCTGTGGTGGGAGCCGGTCGCGGTGGTCGCCCTGATGCCGTTCTTCGCGCTGTGGGAGGCGGTCGGTTCCTTCCGGGGGCTGCTGCGGTGTCTGCGCGGGGCGGAGAACCAGTTCGTCGTGATAGCGAAGCCGGCCTGA
- the arc gene encoding proteasome ATPase encodes MAAHDDDMNRGIRPGRGSDDPSGQIAYLEQEIAVLRRKLADSPRHTRILEERIVELQTNLAGVSAQNERLANTLREARDQIVALKEEVDRLAQPPAGFGVFLVANEDGTADIFTGGRKLRVNVSPSVELEELRRGQEVMLNEALNVVEAMDYESVGDIVTLKEILEDGERALVQGHTDEERVVRLAEPLLDVVIRPGDALLLEPRSGYVYEVVPKSEVEELVLEEVPDIGYEQIGGLGNQIEMIRDAVELPYLHPDLFKEHELRPPKGVLLYGPPGCGKTLIAKAVANSLAKKVAEVTGQAQGKSFFLNIKGPELLNKYVGETERQIRLVFQRAREKASEGTPVIVFFDEMESLFRTRGSGVSSDVENTIVPQLLAEIDGVEGLQNVVVIGASNREDMIDPAILRPGRLDVKIKIERPDAESAKDIFQKYLTDRLPLHPEDVGEHGGDKVATVQSMIQTAVEHMYTESEENRFLEVTYANGDKEVLYFKDFNSGAMIENIVGRAKKMAIKDFLDHKQKGIRVSHLLQACVDEFKENEDLPNTTNPDDWARISGKKGERIVYIRTLITGKQGADTGRSIDTVANTGQYL; translated from the coding sequence GTGGCAGCCCACGACGACGACATGAACCGCGGCATCCGCCCGGGACGAGGGTCCGACGACCCGTCCGGGCAGATTGCCTACCTTGAGCAGGAGATCGCCGTCCTGCGGCGCAAGCTCGCCGACTCTCCGCGACACACGAGGATTCTCGAAGAGCGGATCGTCGAACTGCAGACCAACCTGGCCGGCGTGTCCGCACAGAACGAGCGGCTCGCCAACACACTCCGAGAGGCCCGCGACCAGATCGTGGCCCTCAAGGAGGAAGTCGACCGGCTGGCACAGCCCCCGGCCGGCTTCGGTGTCTTCCTGGTCGCCAATGAGGACGGCACGGCCGACATCTTCACCGGAGGCCGCAAACTCCGCGTGAACGTCAGCCCCAGCGTCGAGCTCGAAGAGCTACGACGCGGCCAGGAAGTGATGCTCAACGAAGCTCTCAACGTGGTCGAGGCCATGGACTACGAGAGCGTCGGCGACATCGTCACCCTCAAGGAGATCCTTGAGGACGGAGAGCGCGCCCTGGTACAGGGGCACACCGACGAGGAACGGGTGGTACGGCTCGCCGAGCCGCTCCTGGACGTCGTCATCCGCCCAGGCGACGCCCTCCTGCTCGAACCCCGCTCCGGATACGTCTACGAGGTCGTACCGAAGAGCGAGGTCGAGGAACTGGTCCTCGAAGAAGTACCCGACATCGGCTACGAGCAGATCGGCGGCCTGGGCAACCAGATCGAGATGATCCGCGACGCGGTCGAACTCCCGTACCTCCATCCCGACCTCTTCAAGGAGCACGAACTCAGGCCACCCAAGGGCGTCCTGCTGTACGGGCCCCCCGGATGCGGAAAGACACTCATCGCCAAGGCCGTCGCCAACTCGCTGGCCAAAAAGGTCGCCGAAGTCACCGGCCAGGCCCAGGGCAAGAGCTTCTTCCTCAACATCAAGGGCCCCGAACTCCTCAACAAGTACGTCGGCGAGACCGAGCGGCAGATCCGCCTCGTCTTCCAGCGTGCAAGGGAGAAGGCCAGCGAAGGAACCCCCGTCATCGTCTTCTTCGACGAGATGGAATCCCTCTTCCGCACCCGCGGATCCGGCGTCAGCTCGGACGTGGAGAACACCATCGTCCCCCAGCTCCTCGCCGAGATCGACGGCGTGGAAGGCCTGCAGAACGTGGTCGTCATCGGCGCCTCCAACCGCGAGGACATGATCGACCCCGCCATCCTGCGCCCTGGCCGCCTCGACGTGAAGATCAAAATCGAACGTCCGGACGCCGAATCCGCCAAGGACATCTTCCAGAAGTACCTCACCGACCGCCTCCCGCTGCACCCCGAAGACGTGGGGGAGCACGGTGGCGACAAGGTGGCCACGGTCCAGAGCATGATCCAGACAGCCGTGGAACACATGTACACGGAATCCGAGGAGAACCGCTTCCTGGAAGTCACCTACGCCAACGGTGACAAAGAAGTCCTCTACTTCAAGGACTTCAACTCCGGCGCCATGATCGAGAACATCGTGGGCCGGGCCAAGAAGATGGCGATCAAGGACTTCCTCGACCACAAGCAGAAGGGCATCCGCGTCTCCCACCTCCTCCAGGCTTGCGTGGACGAGTTCAAGGAGAACGAGGACCTCCCCAACACCACCAACCCCGACGACTGGGCCCGGATCTCCGGAAAGAAGGGCGAACGGATCGTCTACATCCGTACGCTCATCACCGGAAAGCAGGGCGCGGACACCGGACGCTCCATCGACACGGTGGCCAACACCGGTCAGTACCTGTAA
- a CDS encoding glycoside hydrolase family 113 — protein sequence MPTTASPSSSSSGSASASEQPAPARVGRPWRRGDPQLGAQVLWYSYPGETDASVRANALRLVNYMVGKHMNAISVTFPFVTAGPAASRVGASARTPSVRHLGMLMDTAVAAGLRVTLRPLLDERSLVARDPLAWRGSLVPVDRAVWFRSYEAFLSPYLAVAASHHASTFVLGAELTSLEDDPRWRSVVATARKSFSGELSYDANWDDYVSRHVPVPVDHLGIDAYFPLPRLGDDASVAEIAEGWQRWLDRKSTGKLPRIVLSEVGIIAEDGAYRHPAVWTGGGKLNATVQQRWFEAACRVARDQDMAGLYWWNLDFHTAPAGGTPAGSRTSFLGRPAEAVITSCFRTWPR from the coding sequence GTGCCGACCACAGCGTCGCCGTCCTCGTCCTCGTCCGGATCCGCCTCGGCGAGCGAGCAGCCTGCCCCGGCTCGGGTCGGCCGGCCCTGGCGGCGCGGGGATCCCCAACTCGGCGCGCAGGTGCTCTGGTACAGCTACCCGGGGGAAACGGACGCGTCCGTGCGCGCCAACGCGCTCCGCCTGGTGAACTACATGGTCGGCAAGCACATGAACGCGATCTCGGTGACCTTTCCCTTCGTGACCGCCGGTCCTGCGGCGAGCCGGGTCGGCGCCTCGGCCAGGACTCCCTCCGTACGGCATCTGGGGATGCTCATGGACACCGCCGTGGCGGCCGGGCTGCGCGTCACTCTGCGTCCGCTTCTCGATGAGCGGAGCCTGGTGGCCCGGGATCCCCTGGCCTGGCGTGGCTCGCTCGTCCCTGTCGACCGAGCGGTCTGGTTCCGGTCGTACGAGGCTTTCCTCTCGCCCTATCTCGCCGTCGCGGCCTCCCATCACGCGAGCACCTTTGTCCTCGGGGCGGAGTTGACGTCGCTGGAGGACGATCCGCGCTGGCGTTCGGTGGTCGCGACTGCGCGCAAGTCGTTCTCCGGTGAACTGTCCTACGACGCCAACTGGGACGACTACGTGTCCCGGCACGTCCCTGTCCCCGTCGATCATCTGGGCATCGACGCGTACTTCCCGCTCCCCCGGCTCGGGGACGACGCCTCCGTCGCGGAGATCGCCGAGGGCTGGCAGCGCTGGCTGGACCGCAAGAGCACCGGGAAGCTGCCCCGGATCGTCCTGAGCGAGGTCGGCATCATCGCCGAGGACGGTGCGTATCGTCACCCGGCTGTCTGGACGGGCGGGGGGAAACTCAACGCCACGGTGCAGCAACGCTGGTTCGAGGCGGCCTGCCGGGTCGCCCGGGACCAGGACATGGCCGGCCTGTACTGGTGGAACCTCGACTTTCACACCGCCCCGGCGGGCGGTACCCCCGCCGGGTCCCGCACCTCCTTCCTCGGCCGTCCCGCCGAGGCCGTCATCACCTCCTGCTTCCGGACCTGGCCGAGATGA
- a CDS encoding ferredoxin, whose translation MTMQEEAVAGGEALEVWIDQDLCTGDGICVQYAPEVFELDIDGLAYVKSPGDELLQAPGATTPVPLPLLTDVVDSAKECPGDCIHVRRVSDRVEVFGPDAA comes from the coding sequence ATGACCATGCAGGAGGAGGCCGTGGCCGGCGGTGAGGCGTTGGAGGTCTGGATCGATCAGGACCTGTGCACAGGGGACGGAATCTGTGTCCAGTACGCGCCTGAGGTCTTCGAGCTGGACATCGACGGGTTGGCCTATGTGAAGAGTCCGGGGGACGAGTTGTTGCAGGCCCCGGGGGCGACGACGCCCGTTCCGCTGCCGTTGCTGACGGATGTGGTCGACTCCGCGAAGGAATGTCCGGGCGACTGTATTCACGTACGTCGAGTTTCGGACAGGGTCGAGGTTTTCGGCCCGGACGCGGCGTGA